A window of the Vibrio fluvialis genome harbors these coding sequences:
- the ffh gene encoding signal recognition particle protein yields the protein MFENLTDRLSKTLKNISGKGRLTEDNIKETLREVRMALLEADVALPVVREFVSRVKEKAVGVEVSKSLTPGQEFIKIVRGELEAVMGESNEALNLAAQPPAVILMAGLQGAGKTTSVGKLSKLLKERDKKKVLVVSADVYRPAAIKQLETLANDLEVDFFPSSPDQKPIDIANAAIDHAKKKFFDVLIVDTAGRLAIDEQMMGEIQDLHKAIKPVETLFVVDAMTGQDAANTAKAFGDALPLTGVILTKVDGDARGGAALSVRHITGKPIKFLGVGEKTDALEPFHPDRVASRILGMGDVLSLIEDLQRNVDQEKAEKLAKKFKEKKGFDLEDFREQLGQMQNMGGMMGMLDKLPGMSQLPSDIKDKVDDRMFKQMEAIISSMTMKERQNPELIKGSRKKRIAAGSGTQVQDVNRLLKQFTQMQKMMKKMQKGGMKGMMRNMQGLMGGGGGGFGGGFFGR from the coding sequence ATGTTTGAGAATTTAACGGATCGATTGTCCAAAACGCTGAAAAATATCAGCGGTAAAGGTCGTCTTACTGAAGACAACATTAAAGAGACGTTACGCGAAGTACGTATGGCTCTGCTGGAAGCAGACGTTGCGTTGCCGGTCGTACGTGAATTTGTCAGCCGCGTAAAAGAGAAAGCGGTTGGCGTTGAAGTTTCAAAATCCCTGACGCCAGGCCAGGAATTCATCAAAATCGTTCGCGGTGAACTCGAAGCGGTGATGGGGGAGTCCAATGAAGCTTTGAATCTGGCGGCTCAGCCACCGGCAGTGATTCTGATGGCGGGTTTGCAGGGGGCGGGTAAAACCACCTCGGTCGGTAAACTGTCGAAACTGCTGAAAGAGCGCGATAAGAAGAAAGTGCTGGTGGTTTCAGCTGACGTATATCGCCCTGCGGCGATCAAACAGTTGGAAACGCTGGCCAATGATCTCGAGGTGGATTTCTTCCCATCGTCTCCGGATCAAAAGCCTATTGATATTGCTAATGCGGCGATTGACCATGCGAAGAAGAAATTCTTTGATGTGCTGATTGTCGATACCGCGGGCCGTCTGGCGATTGACGAGCAGATGATGGGCGAAATCCAAGATCTGCATAAAGCGATTAAGCCAGTTGAAACGCTATTTGTGGTCGATGCAATGACCGGCCAGGATGCAGCCAACACGGCGAAGGCGTTTGGTGATGCACTGCCGCTAACCGGTGTGATTCTGACGAAAGTCGACGGTGACGCCCGTGGCGGTGCTGCGCTGTCCGTGCGTCATATTACCGGGAAACCGATCAAGTTCCTTGGTGTGGGTGAGAAAACCGACGCGCTGGAACCTTTCCACCCGGATCGCGTGGCCTCACGTATTCTGGGTATGGGTGATGTCCTGTCGCTGATCGAAGATCTGCAACGCAATGTCGACCAGGAAAAAGCCGAGAAACTGGCGAAGAAATTCAAAGAGAAGAAAGGCTTCGATCTGGAAGATTTTCGTGAACAGCTAGGCCAGATGCAGAACATGGGCGGCATGATGGGGATGCTGGATAAGCTGCCAGGTATGTCTCAGCTGCCTTCGGACATCAAAGACAAAGTCGATGACCGTATGTTCAAACAGATGGAAGCGATCATCAGTTCGATGACCATGAAAGAGCGTCAGAACCCTGAACTCATCAAAGGCTCACGTAAGAAACGCATCGCGGCAGGTTCAGGGACGCAAGTTCAGGATGTTAATCGCCTGCTGAAGCAGTTCACGCAGATGCAGAAGATGATGAAGAAAATGCAAAAAGGCGGCATGAAAGGCATGATGCGTAACATGCAAGGCCTGATGGGTGGTGGTGGCGGAGGCTTCGGTGGCGGATTTTTCGGCCGCTAA
- the trmD gene encoding tRNA (guanosine(37)-N1)-methyltransferase TrmD — protein MWVGVISLFPEMFRSVTDFGVTGQAVKKGLLSVETWNPRDFTHDKRRTVDDKPYGGGPGMLMMVQPLRDAIQTAKQAAPGKTKVIYLSPQGRKLDQQGVEELATNENLLLICGRYEGVDERIIESEVDEEWSIGDFVMTGGELPAMTLIDSVSRFIPGVLGDFASAEEDSFANGLLDCPHYTRPEVLDGKEVPQVLKSGNHEDIRRWRLKQSLGRTWLRRPELLENLALTDEQEQLLAEYIKETQTQ, from the coding sequence ATGTGGGTTGGCGTAATTAGCCTATTTCCTGAAATGTTCCGCAGCGTTACCGATTTCGGAGTAACAGGTCAAGCGGTAAAAAAAGGGTTATTGTCAGTTGAGACTTGGAATCCTCGTGATTTCACTCATGACAAACGTCGCACTGTCGATGATAAACCTTACGGTGGCGGTCCTGGCATGTTAATGATGGTGCAACCTTTGCGTGATGCCATTCAGACAGCCAAACAGGCGGCACCGGGAAAGACGAAAGTCATTTATCTTTCTCCTCAGGGTCGAAAACTCGATCAGCAGGGAGTCGAAGAGCTGGCAACCAATGAGAACCTGCTTCTCATCTGTGGCCGCTACGAAGGGGTAGATGAGCGCATCATCGAGTCTGAAGTTGACGAAGAATGGTCAATTGGTGATTTTGTGATGACAGGCGGGGAACTCCCGGCCATGACGCTAATCGATTCTGTCTCTCGGTTTATTCCGGGGGTTTTGGGTGATTTTGCGTCGGCAGAAGAAGATTCTTTTGCTAATGGTCTGTTGGATTGTCCGCACTATACGCGTCCGGAAGTGTTAGATGGAAAGGAAGTGCCTCAGGTGCTGAAATCCGGTAATCACGAGGACATTCGTCGTTGGCGACTGAAACAGTCGCTGGGCCGAACTTGGCTGAGAAGACCAGAGCTCCTGGAAAACCTAGCTCTGACTGACGAACAGGAACAATTACTGGCTGAGTACATCAAAGAGACCCAGACCCAGTAA
- a CDS encoding cytochrome C assembly family protein, whose product MDNLIAIVAAILYVLSIATIVPGLANQTGIKAKTVFISAALALLFHAWLLSDLILHGSGQNLSILNVASLISFIISLVMSLAMFKARLWFLLPVVYSFSAINLSAAAFLPGTFITHLENDPKLMFHISLALFSYSTLSIGALYALQLAWLDYKLKKKKGLTINPNLPPLLMVERQLFKIILIGNLLLTGTLITGFVFVQDMFAQGKAHKGILSFIAWIVYSILLWGHYQKGWRGRKVTWFAVAGATLLTLAYFGSRFVREIILR is encoded by the coding sequence ATGGACAACTTAATCGCTATCGTTGCCGCCATCTTGTATGTACTGTCAATCGCGACGATCGTGCCAGGGCTGGCCAACCAAACCGGGATCAAAGCTAAAACGGTGTTTATCAGTGCCGCACTGGCGCTGTTGTTTCACGCTTGGCTGTTGAGTGACCTGATCCTGCACGGCAGTGGTCAAAACCTAAGTATCCTCAACGTGGCCTCGCTGATCAGCTTTATTATTTCACTGGTCATGAGCCTGGCAATGTTCAAAGCACGACTGTGGTTTTTACTGCCAGTGGTGTACAGCTTCTCTGCCATTAATCTGTCAGCGGCGGCGTTCCTACCCGGAACCTTCATTACCCATTTGGAAAATGATCCCAAGCTGATGTTTCACATTTCTTTAGCACTCTTCTCCTACTCTACCTTGTCGATTGGTGCTCTCTATGCGCTGCAGCTAGCCTGGCTGGACTACAAGCTGAAGAAGAAAAAAGGGCTGACCATTAACCCTAACCTGCCGCCACTGCTCATGGTCGAGCGTCAGCTGTTTAAGATCATTCTGATCGGTAACCTGCTGCTGACCGGGACACTGATCACTGGTTTTGTGTTCGTACAGGATATGTTTGCCCAAGGGAAAGCGCACAAAGGCATACTCTCCTTCATTGCCTGGATTGTGTATTCCATCCTGCTTTGGGGTCACTATCAGAAAGGCTGGCGCGGACGCAAAGTTACCTGGTTTGCTGTTGCCGGTGCGACCTTACTGACGCTGGCGTACTTTGGCAGCCGATTTGTCAGAGAGATTATTCTGCGCTAA
- a CDS encoding HlyC/CorC family transporter, which produces MDDISTGILFALLACLIIISAYFSGSETGMMSLNRYRLKHLANTGHKGAKRVEKLLGRPDRLIGLILIGNNLVNILASAIATILGMRLYGDIGVAIATGVLTLVILVFAEVTPKTLAALYPERVSYASSILLSILMKVMSPLVVFVNFITNGFIRLLGLSAQHGGDDPLSSEELRTVVNEAGGLIPRRHQDMLLSILDLEHVTVNDIMIPRNEITGININDDWKSIVRQLTHSPHGRVVLYRDHIDEVVGMLRLREAARFVLEKNEFTKETLLRAADEVYFIPEGTPLNVQLLKFQRNKERIGLIVDEYGDIIGLITLEDILEEIVGEFTTSIAPSLADEITPQGDGSFLIEGSANIRDINKSLKWKFPTDGPRTLNGLILEHLEEIPASHLSVKVAGHPMEIVELEENRIKLVRVYPRKNKKA; this is translated from the coding sequence TTGGACGACATATCAACGGGTATCTTATTTGCGCTACTCGCGTGTCTTATTATTATTTCCGCCTACTTCTCCGGTTCAGAGACAGGCATGATGTCGCTGAACCGTTATCGCCTAAAGCACTTAGCGAACACTGGCCACAAAGGGGCCAAACGCGTTGAAAAGCTGCTTGGCCGTCCTGACCGTTTGATCGGCCTGATTCTGATCGGTAACAACCTGGTTAACATTCTGGCCTCCGCAATCGCCACCATTTTGGGCATGCGCTTGTATGGCGATATCGGCGTTGCGATTGCTACTGGTGTGCTCACCTTAGTGATTCTGGTGTTTGCCGAAGTCACGCCGAAAACACTGGCGGCGCTGTATCCGGAACGCGTCTCTTACGCCAGCAGTATTCTGCTCTCTATTCTGATGAAAGTGATGTCGCCGCTGGTGGTGTTTGTCAACTTTATTACCAACGGTTTTATTCGTCTGCTGGGTCTGTCTGCGCAGCATGGTGGCGATGACCCGCTCAGCTCAGAAGAACTGCGTACGGTGGTGAATGAGGCTGGCGGCCTGATCCCACGCCGCCACCAGGACATGTTGCTGTCGATCCTCGATCTGGAACACGTTACCGTCAACGACATTATGATTCCGCGCAATGAAATTACTGGCATCAACATTAACGATGACTGGAAATCAATTGTGCGTCAGCTAACCCACTCACCTCATGGCCGAGTGGTGTTGTATCGCGATCATATTGATGAAGTGGTCGGCATGTTGCGTTTGCGTGAAGCGGCGCGCTTCGTGTTGGAGAAAAATGAGTTCACCAAAGAAACGTTATTGCGTGCCGCCGATGAAGTGTATTTCATTCCGGAAGGCACACCACTTAACGTGCAGTTGCTTAAGTTCCAACGCAACAAAGAGCGCATCGGCCTCATCGTGGATGAGTACGGTGACATTATTGGTCTCATCACCTTGGAAGATATTCTGGAAGAGATTGTCGGCGAGTTCACCACATCCATTGCGCCGAGTTTAGCGGATGAAATTACACCGCAAGGCGATGGCAGCTTTTTGATTGAAGGCAGCGCCAATATTCGTGATATCAACAAGAGCCTGAAGTGGAAATTCCCGACCGATGGTCCACGCACACTGAACGGTTTGATTCTGGAACATCTCGAAGAGATTCCAGCCAGTCACCTGAGTGTCAAAGTCGCTGGTCACCCAATGGAGATCGTCGAGCTGGAAGAAAACCGTATCAAACTGGTTCGAGTGTATCCACGCAAAAATAAGAAGGCGTAG
- the rimM gene encoding ribosome maturation factor RimM (Essential for efficient processing of 16S rRNA): MSMKGKETMSKQDEKIVVGKFGASYGIRGWLKVFSYTDDAESIFDYSPWFVNHKGEWVEYKVEGWKRHNKGMVVKLQGLDVREDAHLLTNFEIAIDPASLPELSEDEFYWRELFGMQVVTTQGYDLGEVVDMLETGSNDVLVVKANLKDAFGQKERLIPFLEEQVIKNIDRTAQRIEVDWDPAF, translated from the coding sequence ATGTCGATGAAAGGTAAAGAAACGATGAGCAAGCAAGACGAAAAAATTGTTGTAGGTAAGTTTGGTGCTTCTTATGGCATTCGTGGCTGGCTTAAGGTTTTTTCCTATACAGACGACGCTGAGAGCATTTTTGATTACAGCCCGTGGTTTGTTAACCATAAAGGCGAATGGGTCGAGTACAAAGTAGAAGGCTGGAAACGCCATAACAAAGGTATGGTGGTGAAACTTCAGGGGCTTGATGTCCGTGAAGATGCGCATCTGCTGACTAACTTTGAAATCGCTATTGACCCTGCATCACTACCTGAATTGTCAGAAGATGAATTCTACTGGCGTGAATTGTTCGGCATGCAAGTCGTGACAACTCAAGGCTATGACCTTGGTGAAGTGGTCGACATGTTAGAAACTGGTTCGAACGATGTTCTCGTGGTGAAGGCGAATCTGAAAGATGCTTTTGGCCAAAAGGAACGATTGATTCCGTTCCTTGAAGAGCAAGTGATCAAAAATATTGATCGCACGGCTCAACGGATCGAAGTTGACTGGGATCCTGCGTTTTAA
- the luxS gene encoding S-ribosylhomocysteine lyase, translating into MPLLDSFTVDHTRMNAPAVRVAKTMQTPKGDTITVFDLRFTMPNKDILSEKGIHTLEHLYAGFMRAHLNGANVEIIDISPMGCRTGFYMSLIGAPSEEQVAAAWLAAMQDVLKVESQDKIPELNEYQCGTAAMHSLTEAKAIAEKVIAAGIQVNKNDELALPESMLKELKVH; encoded by the coding sequence ATGCCATTATTAGACAGTTTTACCGTCGATCACACTCGCATGAACGCACCGGCTGTGCGTGTTGCGAAAACCATGCAGACGCCAAAAGGCGACACCATTACGGTGTTTGACCTGCGTTTTACGATGCCAAACAAAGACATTCTGTCAGAGAAAGGGATTCACACTCTTGAGCATCTTTACGCGGGCTTTATGCGCGCGCATCTGAACGGTGCGAACGTGGAAATCATCGATATTTCCCCAATGGGCTGCCGTACAGGTTTTTACATGAGCCTGATTGGTGCGCCAAGTGAAGAACAGGTGGCTGCCGCTTGGTTGGCTGCAATGCAAGATGTTCTGAAGGTGGAAAGTCAGGACAAGATTCCTGAACTGAACGAATACCAGTGTGGTACGGCAGCGATGCACTCGCTGACGGAAGCTAAAGCGATTGCAGAGAAAGTGATTGCCGCAGGCATTCAGGTCAACAAGAATGATGAACTGGCACTGCCAGAGTCAATGTTGAAAGAGCTGAAAGTACACTAA
- the rplS gene encoding 50S ribosomal protein L19 → MSNIIKALEQEQMKQDLPQFAPGDTVVVQVKVKEGDRERLQAFEGVVIAIRNRGLHSAFTVRKISNGEGVERTFQTHSPVVASIEVKRRGAVRRAKLYYLRELSGKAARIKEKLAKK, encoded by the coding sequence ATGAGTAACATCATCAAGGCTCTTGAACAAGAGCAAATGAAACAAGACCTACCTCAATTTGCACCAGGTGACACTGTTGTTGTTCAAGTTAAGGTAAAAGAAGGTGACCGTGAGCGTCTACAGGCTTTTGAAGGCGTTGTAATCGCAATCCGTAACCGTGGCCTACACTCTGCTTTCACAGTTCGTAAGATCTCTAACGGTGAAGGTGTTGAGCGTACGTTCCAAACTCACTCTCCAGTAGTGGCTAGCATCGAAGTTAAACGCCGTGGTGCAGTACGTCGTGCCAAACTGTACTACCTACGCGAACTATCTGGTAAAGCAGCTCGTATCAAAGAGAAGCTTGCTAAGAAATAA
- the rpsP gene encoding 30S ribosomal protein S16 produces MVTIRLARHGAKKRPFYQIVVADSRNSSTGRFIEKVGFFNPTAQGQEEGLRLDLERVNHWVSQGASVSDRVAKLVKDAQKAA; encoded by the coding sequence ATGGTAACCATTCGTTTGGCACGTCACGGCGCTAAAAAGCGTCCATTCTATCAAATCGTTGTTGCTGACAGCCGCAACTCTTCTACTGGCCGTTTCATTGAGAAAGTGGGTTTCTTTAACCCAACAGCTCAAGGTCAAGAAGAAGGCCTACGCCTGGATCTAGAGCGCGTGAACCACTGGGTTTCACAAGGCGCATCTGTATCAGATCGCGTAGCTAAGCTAGTTAAAGACGCTCAAAAAGCGGCTTAA
- a CDS encoding transglycosylase SLT domain-containing protein — MAVAKWLSVSTLLLLAGCATSPPSKQNNLCEIFREKPQWYEDAVEMQDEWGTPIQIAMAIIKQESSFRHDAKPPKDYLLGFIPWGRVSSAYGYAQAQDPAWDDFLRATDYGGSRTNFDDSLMFIGWYTSETQKTLGVSKWDTYHQYLAYHEGRGGFKRKSYQSKPTLIKVARKVEQQAKDYGWQLKQCRQELEDNRSWFF, encoded by the coding sequence ATGGCGGTGGCGAAATGGTTATCTGTTAGCACACTTCTGCTTTTGGCGGGGTGTGCGACGTCGCCACCCAGCAAACAGAACAACCTATGTGAAATCTTTCGTGAAAAGCCGCAGTGGTATGAAGATGCGGTGGAGATGCAGGATGAATGGGGGACTCCGATTCAGATTGCAATGGCGATCATCAAACAGGAAAGCAGTTTCCGCCATGATGCGAAGCCACCGAAAGATTATCTATTGGGTTTTATTCCATGGGGTCGGGTCAGCAGTGCTTATGGCTATGCTCAGGCGCAAGACCCTGCCTGGGACGATTTCCTGCGAGCCACGGACTACGGCGGTTCGCGCACCAATTTTGATGATTCGTTAATGTTTATCGGCTGGTACACCAGCGAAACACAAAAAACACTTGGGGTATCGAAGTGGGATACCTATCATCAATATCTCGCTTATCATGAAGGACGAGGTGGCTTTAAACGCAAAAGTTACCAATCGAAACCGACTTTGATCAAAGTGGCTCGTAAAGTCGAGCAACAGGCAAAAGACTACGGATGGCAACTGAAACAGTGCCGTCAGGAATTAGAAGACAACCGAAGCTGGTTTTTCTGA
- the gshA gene encoding glutamate--cysteine ligase, giving the protein MTNFAARLERVANQPEVFQQFGRGVERETLRYTPEGAIAQTPHPTALGSALTNNWITTDFAESLLEFITPVSHDVQALMSQLADIHHFAQTKIGEEKLWPLSMPCYVGSEDDITLAQYGTSNSGRMKTLYRTGLKRRYGSLMQIISGVHFNFSFPDSFWDALYGEQSEEERQATKSDAYFALIRNYYRFGWLIPYFFGASPALCSSFIQGRETSLEFENIGHTLYLPHATSLRLSDLGYTNHAQSVLRIGFNGIEQYLTGLNAAIRTPSDEFARIGVKVDGEYRQLNSNVLQIENELYAPIRPKRVAKSGEKPSEALARGGVEYIEVRSLDVNPFSPVGITEQQVRFLDLFLTWTALSDSDPMDNCELECWRDNWSKVVLEGRKPGLELQIGCHGEKLSLQAWAKRVFADLSLIAELMDSVHGCSAYQDVCRELESWIDHPERTLSAQILELTKQHGGLGKTGCALGLKYREHNLNHQYEAYSAQLMEEEVVRSVAAQKQIEQQDELSFDAFLEHYFAYLK; this is encoded by the coding sequence TTGACTAATTTTGCCGCGCGACTTGAACGAGTTGCTAATCAACCTGAAGTGTTTCAACAGTTTGGCCGAGGCGTTGAACGTGAAACGCTGCGTTACACTCCTGAGGGGGCAATTGCTCAAACACCTCATCCAACAGCACTGGGTTCGGCACTGACCAATAACTGGATCACGACGGATTTCGCAGAATCTCTGCTGGAGTTCATCACTCCGGTTTCTCATGACGTTCAGGCGCTGATGTCGCAACTGGCGGACATTCATCATTTTGCCCAGACGAAGATTGGTGAAGAAAAATTGTGGCCGCTCTCAATGCCGTGTTATGTCGGCAGCGAAGACGATATTACGCTGGCGCAATATGGCACTTCCAACTCCGGACGCATGAAAACACTATACCGTACGGGCCTCAAACGCCGTTACGGCAGCCTGATGCAAATCATTTCTGGTGTGCATTTCAACTTTTCCTTCCCGGATTCGTTCTGGGATGCCCTGTATGGTGAACAGTCAGAGGAAGAGCGTCAGGCCACGAAATCGGACGCCTATTTTGCGCTGATCCGTAACTATTACCGCTTTGGCTGGTTAATTCCTTATTTCTTTGGTGCTTCACCTGCGCTGTGTTCGTCGTTCATTCAGGGGCGCGAAACGTCACTAGAGTTTGAGAACATCGGCCATACGTTGTATCTGCCGCATGCGACATCACTGCGTTTGAGCGATCTGGGTTACACCAACCACGCGCAAAGTGTGCTGCGAATTGGTTTCAATGGAATTGAGCAATATCTGACTGGCCTCAATGCGGCCATTCGCACACCTTCCGATGAGTTTGCCCGCATTGGGGTGAAAGTAGATGGTGAGTACCGTCAGCTCAATAGCAATGTACTGCAGATTGAAAATGAACTGTATGCTCCGATCCGTCCTAAACGTGTGGCAAAAAGTGGCGAAAAGCCGTCTGAAGCGCTGGCTCGTGGTGGCGTGGAATACATCGAAGTTCGTTCGCTGGATGTGAACCCATTCAGCCCGGTCGGTATTACCGAGCAGCAGGTTCGTTTCCTCGACCTATTCCTGACTTGGACTGCGCTGTCGGATTCAGATCCGATGGACAATTGCGAACTGGAATGTTGGCGTGATAACTGGAGCAAAGTAGTACTGGAAGGGCGTAAGCCTGGTCTGGAACTGCAAATTGGCTGTCACGGTGAGAAATTGTCGCTGCAAGCCTGGGCCAAACGCGTATTTGCTGATTTGTCTCTGATTGCTGAACTGATGGATTCAGTGCATGGCTGCAGTGCATATCAGGATGTGTGTCGCGAGCTGGAAAGTTGGATCGATCATCCGGAACGTACGTTGTCAGCACAAATTCTGGAGCTGACCAAACAGCACGGCGGATTAGGGAAAACGGGGTGTGCGCTGGGGCTTAAATACCGTGAACATAACCTGAATCATCAATACGAGGCATACTCTGCCCAGTTGATGGAAGAGGAAGTAGTGCGTTCTGTGGCAGCTCAGAAGCAGATTGAGCAACAAGACGAACTCAGCTTTGATGCCTTTCTTGAACACTACTTTGCCTACCTGAAATAA